The following coding sequences lie in one Gadus macrocephalus chromosome 1, ASM3116895v1 genomic window:
- the LOC132462876 gene encoding insulin-like growth factor I, juvenile form has translation MPSGHTQHSFTLSGHTQKVGCMWRLIALYSVVCLSLWQPSDASRLRCGSDLLADLIFVCGDRGIYLGRGSWSGYGSRPRGKGIVEQCCHSAGCDLRHLEMYCAKSKKPEPPTTTTTTTTTTSTTTTTTSTSSTTSIPSSIHSSATTSTATSTPTSTATVALQFEAVFQKRLLEHLGAPDSQRRSNARRKTHSSPRRRKVSSTSRKGAARQQPASKFASGSQQSKLS, from the exons ATGCcctctggacacacacaacactcctTTACTCtgtctggacacacacagaag GTCGGGTGTATGTGGAGGCTGATTGCCCTCTACTCCGTCGTGTGTCTGTCGCTATGGCAACCGTCAGACGCCTCGCGGCTCCGCTGCGGCAGTGACCTGCTCGCCGACCTCATATTTGTGTGCGGCGATCGTGGGATCTATTTAG GAAGAGGCAGCTGGTCTGGGTATGGCTCACGGCCCCGGGGCAAGGGCATCGTGGAGCAGTGCTGTCACTCTGCGGGCTGTGACCTCCGTCACCTGGAAATGTACTGTGCCAAGTCCAAGAAGCCCGagcctcccaccaccaccaccaccaccaccaccaccacctccaccaccaccaccaccacctccacctcctccaccacctccatccccagCTCCATCCACAGCTCCGCCACCACGTCtaccgccacctccacccccacctccacagcCACAGTG GCGCTGCAGTTCGAGGCCGTCTTCCAGAAGAGGCTCCTGGAGCACCTGGGAGCGCCCGACAGCCAGAGGAGGTCCAACGCCCGGAGGAAAACACACAGCTCCCCCAGGCGGAGGAAGGTATCGTCCACCTCCCGCAAAGGAGCAGCCAGGCAACAGCCTGCCAGCAAGTTTGCCTCAGGCTCCCAGCAGTCCAAACTCTCGTGA